ACACGGCGCCGAAGGCCGGCGGCGACTTCTACAACCTGATCACGCGCGTGCAGACCGGCTGTCCGTGGAACAACAACGGCCCGTACGTATGGCCGAACCCGGACGTGACGAACGCCGGCAACACCGTGCAGGAGCGGGTGGACGACCTGTGGCACGCGGCCATCAACGGCCACGGCAAGTACTTCAGCGCCAACGAGCCGCGCGAGGTGGTGGACGGCCTGTCGTCCGCGCTGGCGAACATGCAGGTCACGCTGGGCGCCGCCTCGGCCGCCGCCACGTCCACGCCAAACATCTCGCTGCAGGACAACGACATTTTCTCGGACACCTTCACCACCGTGAAATGGTATGGCGAGCTGTCGGACCGGAAGATCGATCCCACCACCGGGATCGTCGGCACCGGCACGGTGTGGACGACGACGGACACGGTCGGCGAGAAGGTCGCCGCCGCCAGCGACACGCGCAGCATCTTCATGGCCGGCACCGGCGCCCTGAAGGCATTCCGCTACGACGGCATGACGGCGCAGGAAAAGGCGTGGTTCAACGGCCAGTGCCCGGACCTGCCGCAGTGCACGCTGCTGTCCACCGCCGACCGCGCGCTCGTCAACAGCGGCGACAACATGGTGAACTGGCTGCGCGGCCAGCAGCAGCACGCCAACGACCGCATCTTCCGCGCCTACTCGATGAGCAGCGACACGCCGTCGATTCCCATCGTGCTGGGCGACATCGCCTCGTCGAAGCCGGCCTACGTGCGCGATCCCCGCAAGGCCTACACCGACAACGACTACAGCGCCTTCCGCGATGCGCAGACGGCGGCGCGTCCGGTGGCGACCGTGTACACCGCCGCCAACGACGGCATGCTGCATGCGTTTTCCGCCGCCGACGGCGAGGAAGTATGGGCCTACGTGCCGCGCATCACGATGAAGAAGCTGCCGGCATTGTCCAGCACCACGTATGCGACGAACCACCAGTTCACCACGGACGGCTCGCCGGAGGTGGCGGACGTGTACTTCAACGGCGCCTGGCGCACGGTGCTGGTGGCCGGCCTGAACGCCGGCGGCCGCGGCTACTATGCGCTGGACATCACCGATCCGCGCCAGCCGAAGCAGCTGTGGGAGCTGTGCGCCGATGCGGACGTGTGCGCCAACGCGGTGCCGAACCTGGGCCTGTCGTTCGGCAACCCGCAGTTCGGCACGTGGAAGGACGGCTCGGGCGCCGCGCGCTGGGTGGTGTTCCTCACCTCCGGCTACAACAACGTGCCGGGCGTGGACGGCGTCGACACCGGCGACGGCAAGGGCTACCTGTTCATCGTCGACATCGCCACAGGCGCCGTGCTCAAGACCGTGACCACCAACAGCGGCGACACCGCCACGCCCTCGGGCCTGGCGAAGATCACCGCGATCACGCCCGACCCGAACGGCGACCCGCTCGTCTCGTATATCTACGGCGGCGACAACCAGGGGCAGATGTGGCGCTTCGACCTGACCGCCACGAACGGCAGCGTGGGCGTGCTGAAGATGGGCGACGCGGGCGCCGCCCAGCCGGTGACCACGCGGCCCGACGTCACGCTGTGCGCCGTGGACGGCAGCACGGAGCCGCAGCGCGTGGTGCTGTTCGGTACCGGACGCCTGCTCGACGTGCCCGATACCACCAGCACCGACGTGCAGAGCCTGTACGCGCTGAAGGATACCGGCACCGCCGTCAACGTGCGCGGCGCGGCGATGGAACAGCAAACGCTGAGCAACGCCGGCGCGGGTACCAACACCAGTTCCTACCAGATCACCGACGACGCGGCCGACCTGAAGCAGAAAAGCGGCTGGTTCTTCGACTGGCGGCTGAACCCTGGCGAGCGGATGAACATCGACCCGAAGATCGTCAGCGGCGTGGCCAACGTGGTCACGAACCTGCCGACGTCGTCGTCGTCCTGCTCGGTGGGCGGCACCAGCAATGCGTACGCGGTGGACGTGTGCCGCGGCGTGGGCATCAACGGCCTGGTCGTCGGCAGCACGCTGTCGAACACTTCCGCGGCGGTCGGCTTCATCATCGTGCGGCTGCCGAGCGGCCAGCTGAAGATGATCGCCACCACGGCCAAGGGCGAAACGCTGACCCGGCCGATCGTCGAACTCGACTCCGAAGGCGCCCACCCGGTCGGCTGGCGCCGCGTCAAGGGCGATTGAATGGCTGAGCCTGTGTCACTTTGGTGCCAGGCACCAAAGTGACACAGGCTCAGCCATGAACGGATGTTCTCCTGACGGCGTTCTCTCCGTGTCACGGGAGTCTGCGGATCGATCTGCATTGCCGAGTTCGTGTCACATCGGTGCCTGTCACATCGGTGCCTGGCACCAATGTGACACGGGCTCGGCTGTACTGGCCTTGACACATCGGTGCCTGGCACCAATGTGACACGGGCTCGGCTGTACTGGCCTTAAAATCGCCCGGTGCAGGCCAAAAAACGGTAAAATCTCCGGTTTTCCGTCGAGCCGAACCGTTGGCCGCCACCATGTCCGAAGAAATCGAAGTTACCAGTCAAGAAACCGCCGCCAAGGCACCGTCGCTGATCGCCCGCGAGGTGCAGCGCCGCCGCACGTTCGGCATCATTTCCCACCCCGATGCGGGCAAGACGACGCTGACCGAGAAGCTGCTGCTGTTCTCGGGCGCGATCCAGATGGCCGGCACCGTGAAGGCGCGCAAGAGCGCGCGCCACGCCACGTCGGACTGGATGGAAATCGAGAAGCAGCGCGGCATTTCGGTGGCGTCGTCGGTGATGCAGTTCGATTTCCGCGACCACATCATCAACCTGCTCGACACGCCCGGCCACCAGGACTTCTCGGAAGACACTTACCGCGTGCTGACCGCGGTCGACTCGGCGCTGATGGTGATCGATGCCGCGAAAGGCGTCGAGGCGCAGACGATCAAGCTGCTCGACGTTTGCCGCATGCGCAACACGCCGATCGTCACGTTCATGAACAAGATGGACCGCGAGACCCGCGATCCGCTCGAACTGCTCGACGAGCTGGAATCGGTGCTGAAGATCCAGTGCGCGCCGGTCACGTGGCCGATCGGCATGGGCAAGAACTTCCGTGGCGTGTATCACCTGCTGCGTGACGAGGTGCTGCTGTTCCGCGCCGGCCTGGAAAGCGCCAGCCAGACCTTCGAAGTCATCAAGGGCATCGACAACCCGAAACTGCAGGAGATGTTCCCGCTCGAGATGGACCAGCTGCGCATGGAAGTGGAGCTCGTCCACGGCGCATCGCATCCGTTCGACCTGCAGGAATTCCTGGCCGGCATCCAGACGCCCGTGTTCTTCGGGTCCGCGATCAACAACTTCGGCGTGCGCGAGATCCTGTCGGCGCTGGTCGACTGGGCGCCGCCGCCGCGCGAGCGCGATGCCACCGTGCGTTCGGTCGAGCCGACCGAGCAGCCGTTCTCCGGCTTCGTGTTCAAGATCCAGGCCAACATGGACCCGGCGCACCGCGACCGCATCGCCTTCCTGCGCGTGTGCTCAGGCCGCTTCGAGCGGGGCATGAAGGTCAAGCACCTGCGGCTCGGCCGCGAAGTGAAGGTGTCGTCCGTCGTCACGTTCATGGCCTCGTCGCGCGAACAGGTGGAAGAGGCCTTCGCCGGCGACATCATCGGCCTGCCGAACCACGGCAACATGCAGATCGGCGACAGCTTCTCCGAAGGCGAGCAGCTGCAGTTCACCGGCATTCCGTACTTCGCGCCGGACTTCTTCCGCCAGGTGCGCATCCGCAATCCGCTGAAGATCAAGCAGCTCCACAAGGGCCTGCAGCAGCTGGGCGAAGAGGGCGCCGTGCAGGTGTTCAAGCCGGTGCAGGGCGGCGAGCTGGTGCTGGGCGCGGTCGGCGTGCTGCAGTTCGAAGTGGTCGCCAGCCGGCTGATGAACGAATACGGCGTCGATGCCGTGTTCGAAGGCACCAGCATCAGCAGCGCGCGCTGGGTCTCGTCGGACGACAAGAAGGCCCTGGCCGACTTCGAAGCGGCCCTGGGCCACAACGTCGCCTACGATGCGGCCGGCAACCTGGCCTACCTCGCCACCTCCGGCGTCAACCTGCGCCTCACGCAGGAGCGCTGGCCGAAGCTGACGTTCCACGCCACCCGCGAGCACGCCACCAAGCTGTCGTAGCCAGCCCGAAACACCATCCCGAACCGCGCCCAGTGCGCGGTTTTTCGTTGTAATCCCCCAACGGGGACAGTCCCTGAGCCTACCCCTCGAATTCCCAAGTGCGGACCATCGAAACGAGTTCGATAAATGCATATTTGATGGCCG
Above is a window of Pseudoduganella dura DNA encoding:
- a CDS encoding peptide chain release factor 3, producing MSEEIEVTSQETAAKAPSLIAREVQRRRTFGIISHPDAGKTTLTEKLLLFSGAIQMAGTVKARKSARHATSDWMEIEKQRGISVASSVMQFDFRDHIINLLDTPGHQDFSEDTYRVLTAVDSALMVIDAAKGVEAQTIKLLDVCRMRNTPIVTFMNKMDRETRDPLELLDELESVLKIQCAPVTWPIGMGKNFRGVYHLLRDEVLLFRAGLESASQTFEVIKGIDNPKLQEMFPLEMDQLRMEVELVHGASHPFDLQEFLAGIQTPVFFGSAINNFGVREILSALVDWAPPPRERDATVRSVEPTEQPFSGFVFKIQANMDPAHRDRIAFLRVCSGRFERGMKVKHLRLGREVKVSSVVTFMASSREQVEEAFAGDIIGLPNHGNMQIGDSFSEGEQLQFTGIPYFAPDFFRQVRIRNPLKIKQLHKGLQQLGEEGAVQVFKPVQGGELVLGAVGVLQFEVVASRLMNEYGVDAVFEGTSISSARWVSSDDKKALADFEAALGHNVAYDAAGNLAYLATSGVNLRLTQERWPKLTFHATREHATKLS